In the genome of Cryptomeria japonica chromosome 8, Sugi_1.0, whole genome shotgun sequence, one region contains:
- the LOC131857349 gene encoding disease resistance protein RPV1-like codes for MEIVRGCSTKFKSLTPSILVVDGNYFTEECATLFPALLWLRWSIFASWWTLTCAPPSGMLKNLRVLELPCAGGLQELWNDTDPPLELRELNLQNANSFLKFLGSIGCLKHLKKISVDAPMTYSLVDSLPEGFCLLESLEHLQLSGFDKLTSLPREFGLLTNLRHLDLSYCSKLRMLPDSFKQLINLQYIDLSGCEELTLTSENNYILENMTKFETLNFSACKKVQNLPRDITKQLSLRYLHAQDTGLRELPSNIGELSKLEVLEIGSYQLKTLPESMGDLSSLTSLTISCYQLKTLPESMGDLSSLTSLTISCDQLKTLPESMGDLSSLTSLTISHCSQLKTLPESMGDLSSLTSLTISCKELKTLPESMGDLSSLTSLTISYCSQLKTLAESMASH; via the exons ATGGAGATTGTGAGAGGCTGTTCTACAAAGTTTAAGAGCCTTACACCTTCTATCCTTGTTGTGGATGGTAATTATTTTACAGAAGAATGTGCAACACTATTTCCAGCCCTCCTCTGGCTGCGATGGAGCATTTTTGCGTCGTGGTGGACACTTACATGTGCTCCTCCGTCGGGGATGCTGAAGAATTTAAGAGTTTTAGAGCTTCCATGTGCTGGAGGCTTACAAGAATTGTGGAACGACACAGAT CCTCCTTTGGAATTAAGAGAGCTGAATCTTCAAAATGCCAACAGTTTCCTCAAATTTCTGGGGTCAATAGGATGTcttaaacatttgaaaaagatATCCGTGGACGCACCAATGACATATAGTCTTGTGGACAGTCTTCCAGAAGGGTTTTGTCTACTTGAGTCTTTGGAGCACCTCCAGCTAAGTGGATTTGATAAGCTAACGTCATTGCCTCGCGAGTTTGGTCTTTTGACAAACCTGCGACATCTAGATTTGAGCTATTGCAGCAAATTGAGGATGTTGCCTGATTCTTTTAAGCAGCTCATAAATCTACAGTATATCGATTTGAGTGGTTGCGAGGAGCTCACCTTAACGTCAGAGAACAATTACATTTTGGAAAATATGACAAAGTTCGAGACTCTAAATTTTTCAGCATGTAAGAAAGTTCAGAACCTCCCTCGGGATATCACAAAGCAGTTGTCGTTGAGATATCTGCATGCGCAAGACACCGGGTTAAGGGAATTGCCAAGTAACATTGGCGAACTGAGCAAATTGGAAGTGCTGGAAATAGGGAGTTATCAATTAAAAACTTTACCTGAGTCTATGGGTGATTTGTCTTCTTTGACTAGTCTTACCATTTCTTGTTATCAATTAAAAACTTTACCTGAGTCTATGGGTGATTTGTCTTCTTTGACTAGTCTTACCATTTCTTGTGATCAATTAAAAACTTTACCTGAGTCTATGGGTGATTTGTCTTCTTTGACTAGTCTTACCATTTCTCATTGTAGTCAATTAAAAACTTTACCTGAGTCTATGGGTGATTTGTCTTCTTTGACTAGTCTTACCATTTCTTGTAAAGAATTAAAAACTTTACCTGAGTCTATGGGTGATTTGTCTTCTTTGACTAGTCTTACCATTTCTTATTGTAGTCAATTAAAAACTTTAGCTGAGTCTATGG CTTCACATTAA